One Solanum lycopersicum chromosome 2, SLM_r2.1 genomic region harbors:
- the LOC104645721 gene encoding uncharacterized protein, with amino-acid sequence MPETRTVRRLHHSAEAICSELPQQSSHQCDQSSTPSCGDSVFSPVRICTNKKSRFLGFLDKMEGPPSIDYKWYWNRESTIDKTCLDGAKVLQLVDKKFRFG; translated from the exons ATGCCAG AAACTAGAACTGTAAGGAGATTGCATCATTCTGCAGAAGCTATCTGCTCTGAGCTTCCACAGCAGTCATCCCATCAATGTGATCAATCTTCCACCCCAAGTTGTGGTGACAGTGTATTCTCTCCTGTAAG AATTTGCACCAACAAAAAGTCAAGGTTTCTTGGATTTTTGGACAAAATGGAGGGACCTCCATCCATAGATTACA AGTGGTACTGGAACAGAGAGTCTACCATTGATAAAACCTGCCTAGACGGTGCCAAAGTTCTCCAACTGGTGGATAAGAAGTTCAGATTTGGTTAA